AAAACAGGATAACATTCTGGGCGCGCCACTTTCACCCTGCTAAGTCAAATACTTAGCAGGGTGTTTCCTTTTCAGGGCATATTTCAGAAAATCATTTGGACGCAATTTGGACGCAGTCGGTGTGATTTCGTAGGGCTTCAACCCCAGCACCTGCCGATACCCCTTACTCTTATATACTTCTTTTAAGATTCTAAAAGAATCCACCTGTCCAACCTGTCCAAGTGTCCAAGTGTCCAAGCCGCAATTAAAACAAAAGCTTATCTTGGACACCTTGCGTTTTAATCTGTCCATAAGGTGTCCATACGTAGGTAAAAAGAAAACCGACTGTTGTTGCAGCCGGTTTGAGTAAAGGGAAATTATCTTTTATTTATTGCCTACGGTCTCGTTTTTGTCATTCAACCAGCCCTGTGATTGAAGATCTCGCGCTATTTCAGCTTGCCAATTCATTGTTTCATCTTCGATCATTGTAACAGTAACTGCATCCAGATTGCATTTTCGTTCAAGACGGTTCCCCAAGTCTCTAAGGTTTGTTGCCAAATAGCTAAGTAATTTTTCCATAGTGGAAACAGCATCATCTTTTCTGATGAGTTCACTGCGTTGCAATCCTGCTTTGTGTTCGGCTATTACCGTTTCGGCCGCTTTTTTACGGACTTCTAGGGGGAATAAGGAAATTCCCCGGTCTTGACCGCCTTCCAAGTCAAGGCTGGATTGATGGCGTATCAATTCCTCATCTCTTTTTCGAGCTTCTTCCATGGCTTCATGTTTTATGGATTGTCGCCACGCTTTTAGTAGGTCGAGGTCAATCTGATACGACTTTCCATTCGCGGAATGCATCGTTGACGCCTTCACCGATATTCAGGGCTGTATTCATGATCAGCAAGCGAGAAAACCTTTCTGACATGTCTTGTGGAATAGTAAGCCCCAGAAGACCGCCCCAGTCCTGACAGACCAGCGTAATATTTTGCAGGTCCAATCGCTCAATGAGCCTCATCAGATAGTTGCGATGGAAGTGGAAGGTGTAAACATCTTCATCAATGGGTTTGTCTGATTTCCCAAAACCCAACAGGTCTGGCGCAATCACGCGAATTCCGTTTTCAACGAACACCGGGATCATTTTACGATAGAGGTAACTCCAGGAGGGTTCACCGTGTAGGCAGAGAAAAATTTCTGTAGCGTTAGGATCGCCTTCATCCAAATAGTGAAGACGTAGTCCTTCATAGCCTTCAAGGTCATCAATGTAGTTGGGTTTGAAGTCATAACCCGGCAGGTTTTCAAAATATTCATCAGGTGTGCGTAAAGCATCAATCATCATCTTTTCCTTAAGTCTTGTTTAAGCTTGAGAAAAGTATGACGAGTATATTTGTGACGATAAATGATCTATAAAACAAAACATTGGTGCTAAAATTGCACCAATAATAAGACTTAGATATACATTTGATCGAAGTTCGGGATGCGTTTCTCCCATATAGGAACCGAGCTGCCTATATGCTCTTTCAGATAACGGATGAACAGTTTTGTTTTGATCGGTGCTTCTTTGTGAGGGTAGACAGCATAACACTCCCCAAAGTCAGCCAGTTTCAAATCCGTCATGATTGGAACCAGCTTGCCATCCAGAATTTCGTCATGGATCATATAGGCTAGAACACAGGCGATGCCGACACCATCAATCGCGGCTTTTAGATAAAGCTCGTCCTCATTGGATTTGTAGACTGTGTTTAGCTTGAAGTGAGCGTCTTTTGCGCCGTCAGAGTATTTGATTCTGTCACCCTGTATCCCGCTGGTCGAAAAGATTGCCGCTGGTAGTCTCTCAACATCAAAAATTGTTTTCGGGGTGCCGTGTTTGTCAAGAAGGCTTGGTGCTGCCACAAGCAACATCCGGTTACGTGCAATTTTGGTTGTAATGAGCGAGGAGTCCTTTGGTTTGCCCAGTCGAAAGCCAATGTCATAGCCCTCACCAACCAGATCGACAAGGCGGTCCTCTAATCTCAGTTCGATTTCCACATCCGGATACTCCTTCTGAAAGGCAACCGCAGCAGCATGGATGTAGTGACGCCCTAGATAACTCGGACAAGTAATCCGAAGTAAACCTCTTGGCTCAGTGTGATAGTTCTGTGCCAATCGTTTGGTGTCTGAAAGTAAGCTACGCAATTGCTTAGCTTGCTTGACCATCTCGGCACCAGCAGCGGTTAGGGATATAGAACGGGTGGTCCTATTGAGGAGGCGTACATCAAGTTCATCTTCCAGTCTGGTGATCTGTTTTGAAATAACAGAACGATCCACATTCCTGTGTTCAGCGACTTTCGTAAAAGTCTCCATCTCAACGACTTCAAGAAAGAGAAGTAAACGGCTGGGGAAATCCATGTTGCACCATTGTTGTCATTTAGGCATCAATGCAGTCTATGTGTCGAGTGTTTTCATGCAACATTATTGTGTATGTTATAGATGTGTTTTGAGACATTCTGGGTTAGGTCAAACTATCAACGTCATCACGACTCTTTTTTGGCGATAGTGATGCTGTAAGTCAGTAGGAACACGCCTTGAGAAGTAATAAATGCCATTCTTGATGAATGTGTAATGGGGGAAATGGTCTACGGTTTGGTCTACTGAGGTCATAAAAAGGTGCTCCACAACAGGTGAAGGCATCCAAAATTTTCAGATAATCTGGGAAGAATATCGTTTTAAAGCATTGATATTCTTATATTGAGGCCAGAAACGACAAAACCCCAAGGCGTTAACCTCGAGGTTTTGAAAGTGGCGCGCCCAGAAGGAGTCGAACCTCCAACCGCCTGATTCGTAGTCAGGCAAACATTACATCACGCAAGATAATTACCAATCACTAAACGTCATTAAGATACTGTTTTATAATAAAAATAGTGACATTCCATTATTTTAGGCGTAACCATAAATCACTGCGAATAACGATAATCTGCGTCCAAATTGCGTCCAAATGGAATTTGGCACTTTCAACAGACACAGATAATATCGAGATAGAGAGGCCCAAAAGGTGTCCAACCTGTCCAAGGTGTCCCAGCGCTTTGATATCTGCGCGCTAGAGGAAGGACAGGTCAGGGAAACACCTGTCCAAACCCTGTCCATGAAGTGTCCAGATCGGATGATGTGAGGTAATTATGCCAAAATTGACAAAACGACTTATTGATTCGCTTAAGCCTGCGGATAAGGAATATTCCGAATGGGATGATGAGCTGAAAGGTTTTGGTGTACGTGTCAGCCCCAAGGGCGCAAAGACATTTCAGGTCTATTGGCGAGTCGCAGGTCGCCGCGAACGCAAACGCAAAGTGGGACGTTATCCGGCCATGACTGTTGATCAGGCCCGCAAAGCCGCCTTTGAACTTTTGTCAGAAGTGGAACGTGGCAACGATCCGGCAGTCAAACAAGACCTGTTGCGTAAAGCTGAAACCATGAAAGAACTATGCGAACGGTTCATGACGG
This sequence is a window from Terasakiella sp. SH-1. Protein-coding genes within it:
- a CDS encoding alpha/beta fold hydrolase; the encoded protein is MMIDALRTPDEYFENLPGYDFKPNYIDDLEGYEGLRLHYLDEGDPNATEIFLCLHGEPSWSYLYRKMIPVFVENGIRVIAPDLLGFGKSDKPIDEDVYTFHFHRNYLMRLIERLDLQNITLVCQDWGGLLGLTIPQDMSERFSRLLIMNTALNIGEGVNDAFREWKVVSD
- a CDS encoding LysR family transcriptional regulator, yielding METFTKVAEHRNVDRSVISKQITRLEDELDVRLLNRTTRSISLTAAGAEMVKQAKQLRSLLSDTKRLAQNYHTEPRGLLRITCPSYLGRHYIHAAAVAFQKEYPDVEIELRLEDRLVDLVGEGYDIGFRLGKPKDSSLITTKIARNRMLLVAAPSLLDKHGTPKTIFDVERLPAAIFSTSGIQGDRIKYSDGAKDAHFKLNTVYKSNEDELYLKAAIDGVGIACVLAYMIHDEILDGKLVPIMTDLKLADFGECYAVYPHKEAPIKTKLFIRYLKEHIGSSVPIWEKRIPNFDQMYI